One window of the Benincasa hispida cultivar B227 chromosome 3, ASM972705v1, whole genome shotgun sequence genome contains the following:
- the LOC120073928 gene encoding protein MID1-COMPLEMENTING ACTIVITY 1: MSSWDSLGDVAGVAQLTGINAVQLISMIVKAANTARMHKKNCKQFAQHLKLIGNLLDQLKISELKKYPETREPLEQLEDALRKSYILINSCQDRSYLYLLAMGWNVVYQFRKAQSEIDRYLRLVPLINLVDNARVRERLDDIEKHQCEYTFEEDDRKIQDVILKPECIKYDASILKKTLSRSYPNLGLHDALQKENEKLQLELQISQSNMDVGQCQIIERLFDITEALSANYFMEKDFQRGIPTQHEYNYSDANGGTTHAYDGSFNKNRDAIMARKGSSISSRRDLLASNCQHEEWHADLFGCCSQPYLCIKTFFCPCWTLSKVASVATDRHVSSADACNELMAYSLVFSCCCYTCCFRRKLRNMLNIKGGLVDDFLSHFLCCCCALVQEWREVEMRCGTEDTKTIPPPLQYMES; the protein is encoded by the exons ATGTCTTCGTGGGATAGTCTTGGGGACGTTGCTGGTGTGGCCCAGCTGACGGGTATCAATGCAGTTCAGCTGATTTCAATGATTGTAAAAGCAGCAAATACCGCAAGGATGCACAAGAAGAACTGCAAGCAATTTGCACAGCATCTCAAGTTGATCGGGAACTTATTGGACCAACTCAAGATCTCAGAGCTGAAGAAATATCCTGAGACTCGAGAGCCTCTAGAGCAACTGGAAGATGCCTTAAGAAAATCATACATTTTGATCAATAGTTGCCAGGATCGTAGCTATCTCTATTTGTTGGCTATGGGTTGGAATGTTGTTTATCAATTCAGGAAGGCTCAAAGTGAAATCGATAGATACCTAAGGCTCGTCCCTCTGATTAATTTGGTGGACAATGCACGAGTCAGA gAGAGGCTTGATGATATTGAAAAGCATCAATGCGAGTATACATTCGAGGAGGATGATAGAAAGATCCAGGATGTGATCCTCAAACCAGAATGTATCAAGTACGATGCTTCCATATTGAAAAAAACTCTTTCTCGTTCCTACCCAAACTTGGGGCTCCATGATGCGcttcaaaaggaaaatgaaaaacttcaGCTTGAGCTGCAAATATCTCAATCTAATATGGATGTTGGGCAATGTCAAATAATTGAACGATTATTTGATATCACAGAAGCCTTATCTGCCAATTATTTTATGGAAAAAGATTTTCAGAGAGGCATTCCGACACAACATGAATATAATTATTCTGATGCCAATGGTGGAACTACTCATGCGTATGATGGAAGTTTTAACAAGAATAGAGATGCTATTATGGCAAG AAAGGGATCATCAATTTCATCAAGACGTGATCTGCTAGCCAGCAATTGTCAACATGAAGAATGGCATGCTGATTTGTTTGGTTGCTGTTCACAACCTTATCTTT GTATAAAGACATTTTTCTGTCCTTGTTGGACATTGTCAAAGGTTGCTTCTGTCGCCACCGACAGGCATGTAT CTTCAGCGGATGCGTGTAACGAGTTGATGGCATATTCTTTGGTGTTCTCATGCTGTTGTTACACTTGCTGTTTCCGACGAAAACTCCGGAATATGTTAAATATCAAG GGTGGccttgttgatgattttctctCTCACTTCCTGTGTTGTTGCTGTGCGCTCGTCCAAGAATGGCGAGAAGTAGAAATGCGTTGCG GTACGGAGGACACAAAAACCATCCCCCCACCATTGCAATACATGGAATCCTAA